The Plasmodium knowlesi strain H genome assembly, chromosome: 14 region ATAATCGTGGGCACATGAAAACACTTGTGTGTAGATGTGCATGAGTATACAccgctttccccttttctatttccccCGTCCCCATCAGTTCAACATGGCTGAAAACGACCGGaaaatcttcttctccttcaaccTGTTTTCCATCTTTCTCTTCACCCTGCCAATAATTTACCTGACCAAGGTGAGCCAAAATGCCTACTGCTATCCACAAGTTGGAAAGACCTGCACAACTTGATAAGTCACTACCCACCAGGATGGAAGCAATTACACAGTGGAGGGCGCACATCACAGATAGGGACTGCCAGACAATTTTGTTTGTCCCCCCTCGGTGTGGCTGAATTGTGTATTTCTGTGGCCTACAGTTGATGAAGTGGCTatcttttatcttttttttttttttttttttttttgaactgttcatatttttttttttttttttttttttttttcgttcctgtTCAGGCGAATTACAAAATGTGCGAAGAGAATGAAGTGGTTTACAACAAGTTATGTGGCTCTGGAGTGAACATTACGAAGGGCATTTTTTCGAATTAAAAAGTTGGACATCCTTCCGCAATCAGTTGGTTCCCACCCCAGTGGATCTAGAGCAGGAAAATCACTCCAACGCGTCGCCGCGTCGCCACGTCGCCACGTCAGCGTTACATATTCGTGTCGTGCATCCCTTGCGTGgctgcctctttttttttttttttttttttttttttttcctcttgcgGTACGCCGCTCCACCCATGAGACTTAACCTGCTCACTGAGTAAAACTCCAAACGTGCAGGACGCGCTTTGATCgaacgaaatggaaaaggggaaggataaaagGAACTCACAGGGAGATGTCTTCGCTCCCGCAGAGGAAAGCCAACCGGGAAAGACATCGAAAGGAGAAAGTGAACAAACAGCTGTTAGGGGCATGTCTGCCCTCCGTAAGATCCTCTACCTTCTAATCCCCCTATCGGTGAAGCTCCCTCTATTGGCAAAACTAATCCTGCTCTTCCTTCTGTCCAAGTTGTTAAAACACGCAGTAAGTAATGTGCTCATTCACTTCCTCTATCGAAAAAATGACGAAGCATTTCAACAACTCATCCAACTGCTTCTCCTAGAAATGCGCCTgaacggaggaaaaaaaaaggaaaggaacaaatcAAATTTCAAAACAGTGCGTCCAATGGTTGATGGTGTATACAGTAACATACAAGGAATGATGAAATACATCATCCGtatgtactttttcctttatgggATTCGATACAGTGGATTGCTCCTTCCTGAGGATATAGATGAAAAAGCTGAACTTATGTCTACTCCCAGGAGGGTGAGTAATCTCTGGGTATTGCGAGGGGCTTACCTCAATTTGTTTGTCGCTTTGTTGGGCCACCCAGGGGAGAGCGACAAAGCAGAATGCCAACTTCACCATTGGGAGTGTAAGTATCCCGACCCAGCTGAACGGAACCTCTACAAAAACATACGAGATCTGTACAAGGTGAAATATCAGAAGGAATATGAGATAATGATGCGCAGTgaatactttttccttcttcaacgTTTTTGTGAATTCGTTCAACACACAGGAAGGAAAGCTTTCTCCTATATCCACCTCGTTATCCTAAGCACCATGTCTATTTATTGCTTGTGCAGAAGcctcttccttttaacaCATCACATACATGTcctggaaaagaagaagctatACGAGCGATGTTGCGAGGGGGGAAGTGCATCGAACGAGTTGTTTCGTCTACTCATCGAATCGGTTGCGCACATGAGTGAAGATCTGGcaagggaggaagaatccACCTGTGCAGAGGGCAACCACCTCGACGACGTCATCGTCCACAATGACAATGACAACGACAATGACAACGATGTCGACAACGATGTCgacaacgatgatgatgatgaagatgatgatgatgacctCCCGAATGGACAGCTCCACATCTACGAGGCAATGCAAAACAAACTGCGCCTCTGCCTCAACATGATcaatagaataaaaaataaacacccTAGGTATGCAACTAAAATGTTGGTGAAGCAGAAGCAGGCGCGGGCGCAGGACCTCCCTGGCTATGAACAACCTGTGCCTACGTGTGAACCCCACAAACAAAAGGAAGTGTACGAAACGGAACCATCAAACGGTCAGACGGAAGGAGAAACTGCATTCGATGATCCTATCTcgcaaaggaaggaagaacaaaggGATGGAAGCTTGACATATTCCGTTTATTTGTATGAAAGTAGAACcgatgaaaaggaaacgcAAAGGGAGATAAAGCGCCAAATGGAAAGTACCTCCGTTGAAAATATCTCTGCGGAACACTCCTCTCAACAGAGGCAATCccagagggagaaaaaagaggaaaatcgCACAGAGGGTAATCGTACCAATGCACCAATCGATAATCATATTGCATGCTGTGGAAACGTTGACGAAATGGACAAGAAACACATGGAGGGGGGATCTTCTCCACACCACTGTGCCGATCCGCATGGAAGAAGCAAACCTCCCTCTAATTTGAGCTATGAAGTTTTAATTAACGAACTGAAAGGTACGTttacaaagaagaagagatacATATATCTGCGTAAAAAGCTATGCTTTGATGAATCGGTTGGAGAGTTTGTCATGAGGGAGGTTTCGTCGAACGGAAAGGGGAGGAGCGCCGAGGGGGGCGTTGATCAATCTGTTGATCATCCATCTGTTGATCATCTATCTGTTGATCATCCATCTGTTGATCATCCATCTGTTGATGATAGGAGTGATGACAGCGGAGGCACGAAGCAACGTAGCCACGTGAGAGCGCCAAGCGGAGAAAACACCCGCGAAGAGGACCATCTCAGGCCAATGGTTGATGTGTCCACCTTCCGACAGAGCATCGCGGCTGCCATCTCGCGTGACAGGAACATCTAGAAGACATTCCACGGGTCTCCCTTCCCGATATGCACCaaaacaaaagagaaaaaaaataataaatgcaaACGAACTAAATGGAAGGTTAATGGAGAACGTTACGATTATCAACGCAGGAAGGGCCCTAACACCCTCAGaactccccccctcccccgcAAGAAAAATCACTCTAGTGGAACCATTGTCCCCTTTCCACTGACTATGTTGAAAAACTCCAGTGCGTAGGAATTATCCCTGTGGTTATGTTTCTGTGAATGGGGGGAATGGAATgcgttacaaaaaaaaaaaaaaaaaaaaagggggggggatgaaTAATCATTGGGGGTGGGTGAATACAATTGAATGCGTTACAAGCGGGGTACATTTGCTATTGGGGGTGATGCGCCCTTTGTTTGTTCTCCTCACCAGAAGCAAGAGGGTATCCAAGTGGCCCAGAGGACTGCAGGCACGGGTACTGTATGTCGAGTCGTTCCTGCGgtggaaaggaataagaCAAATATCAATCGGTAAACGGTGCAAACAGATGTAAGTCGGTCGATTCATacaaacatatgtacacatatatatataaactggtatttttttttttatgaactgttcatatatttttattttttttttatgaactgttcatatatttttattttttttatgaactgttcatatattttttcctttttttttttcccatgttgAGAGCGCCTTACGTCGAGTCAGGCGGGGGCGCTGGGTTCCCGTCCCCGCGGCACAGAGCCATGGCCTCCCCACCATTCCTTAGGCTGTAGTAAAGGCAGTCCCGCTTCATACCCCCGACGTTTctaccctgaacccactcaCGCAAAATACACACATCGGGGAAGAAGGATGTTCTGATGCACCTGCTACCCTCCATGGCTGCCTCCTTCTGCTTGAACACATATTTTCTAATTGTCGCCTGAACAGAAGAATTCAACGTCACAAAACTTTTGTAATACTCCTGTTTGTAGAAGTAGCTAATATTCATGCAGAAAATTCCGTAGTAGCTACATAGAGGAACATCTTCCCCTTTGTTTTCACTCTCCCCATTTGCCCCATCCCCAGGGGTTTCTTCCCTCTTGAGCCGACTGACTGAGAGTTTGCGAATCCCCCAGGGACCATGGCGAAAGAGCTCTTCAGAAGGCTCCCCCTGACGGTCATTTGTCAACAAGTATATTTCACCCCGCGGAGAAAATACGTAGAAGGAGCATTGTCGACGCGGTTCTTCGACATCCGTTTTGTCTAGATGCTTTGCCACTTCATCTAGGTGCTTCTTTCCTTCGTCACAAGGTCTTCCCAAGTTGGCAAAATTACCAGAATTACCTGCACCGTTCAGGCGAATGTgagtatttttcttttcttccctcaacCTGAACAACTCACCCACAACCAAGTTGTGTTTCACATCATGGGACAACTTCTTAAAATTCTCATCACACACATGGctaaaaatttcaaaacaCATGAGGTTGAATACGACGGCCAAATATCTGTACTCATACTCACGTATGGACACTTCTGCAGAACACATATCATAACGTTGTATTTCCACTAGGGAAAGAAGACAAGCTCCATGAATAACTACATGTGAATTGTTAATTAGAGAAATTTTGATTGTTCTCAGATAGTTTTCTAcgtgtctttttttctgttcttctttttcattccatgGAGGGAATTCCTCTCCCTTAGTGGGGTATTTCCTTTCACATTCTGTTTTACCACTAGAAAGAGAGTCTCCACAGTATTGTAAAAAGAACTTTCTAAAGAGTTCATTCTCGATAACGTTactaatatttattttagaTGTGTAATGGTAAATCGGTTTGGAGTAATAGTTCACTAACGTGACGAGTAAGTAATGATCCTGTCCTATCTGTGAGTAAGATAAACACATGAAGTGACTAATACTTGTCTGGAGAAAGGTAAtctttaatattttaaatgaaggatttgtgtacatatactcTTCCATATACTCTTCTCTCTTTATTAACTTAATTAAGGTGcactcttctttcttctttcgcgTCATTTTCCCGTGTTTCCCTGTTTCAATCCCCCCTGTTGATTTTCCTAACGAACTCAACACGTACACATctttgtacatatgcatgaaCATGTTCAGATTTTCTTCGCTGAACAGTTCGCCCGGAGAACTTTCCCTCGTGGTCTCCCCCATTGGTGATGCCCCTCCAGAGGGAGCTCCAAATCTCCTACTTCGATGCAACTGTGGCAGATACGTGCTGGGTATGTCTTCACTGCCTTTTTTCATCAACTCGATCTTCCTTTTTAGGAAATTCTTAATGGAATCCAATGTCGGGTAGGCAAAAATACGCACACATAAGTTGGCGTCTACCGCAAGGAATATATTCTTGTACAGGGGATGTTGACCGATGCAATGAATGGGGGAAGGCACGTGGCTATCTGTATGTAACTGTGCAAAGGGATAGTCATCTCCACTAGCAAGTTTCTTCACAGTGACGGCTTTAAAATCGGGCAGGTACTTTTTATACACCCGCTCAAAGGAATAGGCAATGTTGTACAGGTGGACCTGCTTCTGTCGGTATATTACTACCCAGTCGATGTTATTGTACACGTGATGATAATTATCCGGGGTGGCTACAAATATTTCTGGTGCCACTTGGCTGAGACCGTTGGTGCCTGCAGCATCGAAATGGGGGCCGTGCAACTTCGCCGCTAATCCTCCTTCATTGTCTTCTTTATTGCTTTTCTTAGTATTCTCCTTAGTTCCTTCCTTACTATCCTCCTTACTATCCTCCTTACTATCCTCCTTACTATCCTCTTTAGTGCTTTTCTTAGTTCCTTCCTTAGTTCCTTCCTTAGTGCCCTCCTTAGTGCCCTCCTCTGCACAAACCTTTGAACGCACTGCTCCGCCGAAGGAGGTACTCCCCTTGTTCAGCTTTCCCCTCTTCACCCCACGCATCTGCTTGAAGAATCCAACGTACGCCTTCCGCGCCAGTACCATATGCAAACGACGAACGTTGTAACTCAGACTCCTCTTCACACTCATCATGGTCTTAAAAATTAAGTACATCTTAAAAATATAGTCGCAggccttttccttcatctttttttttttattcaagtAGATTCTATAGTGGCTATTCATCCAGTTGTGTATCTGTATTACCAACACGCATCTCCTAAACCGCATAGCTCTTATTTcatgcaaaattttttcttttctctcttccaccaaggaaagactactaaTATCATCCAAGTTATCACCATACAAGTAGGCATGTACATCTGTGTACACACTCGATCccataaaaatgtaattcGTTCCTAACTGAAAGTTCCTTTTCTCTCCAAATAATCGCATGAAATAATAAACAATATCGTCCTGTCTACAATATTGCAATTCGTTTGGTATGTCTTTAACACATTTTTCCAGGAACTCTGCTTTGAGAACCTTGTGAGATAATCCTCTATTCACAATTTTCACCATCTCAATCGCTCCACATTGCTTCAACTGCGTGTAGATGAGTCTCCGCTTAAAAGTATCTTCTCTCATTTGTTCGTTTGGCAGTATACACCTAATGTAATGTAGATCCGTTTTCTCCATACTTGAAAATAACTTATCTAGCTCCTTAATATACTTTTTACTAACGCTCAGAATGCTCTTGTTGCAGCTGGTATGCATATTCTCCTGCGTAGCTACCGCCCGGGAAGTGGCCAAAAAACAGTTGGCGTCACTTCGTAGGTTACCAACTCTTCTCTCAGCTATGCCATCcccattttgtaatttcttCAGATTTACACCACCACGTAAAGGGGATGTGGTTGTTTCCGTTTCGATGCCCCCCTTGATGGGTTCGCCATGCCCACTCACCTCTCCTCCCCCGCGAAGAAACCAATTCTCCGACTGGGAAATCAACTCCTCTATCTCCACCTCGACCCGATCGCTATTCTTCCTTATCCAGTCGTTCACCGTGTAAACCACACACCCCGCGTAGTGCCTAACGAAGAATACATTTCTATGTATATTATGTTTTCTATCCGTGTGGGAGTCGTCTTTTCTATTCACAAAACCATATATCCCCTTCTCTAGGTAGGTTTTCTCATTATTTAAAaggtacgaaaaaaaattatcgtcCACTTTCTTCTGTCCACTGTTGTTCAGCTTGGTTATATCATCCAGATTTGAAAATAACCTTTCTACAAAATGGATCGTGTCTTTGTAGTTAGGAATAGAAACTTCATTCCAAAGGATATTCTCCTCCTTATGAAtcatcttctctttttctacTTCATTCAGTATGTAGTAattattcaatttttcatttgccaAATTGATACAGAGTTGCTCAAAGTCATTGGAAGCTAGATCCTCGAACCCGTATAGGTCCAGAATCGAAATGATCTTATTATTCTTTGCGTACACAGATTCGTTCATAATTTCCTCACTCTCGTTAGCCGATAGATGTATCCGATTTATGTCGCTCACCACCTTTCTAAATAAGTTTTTATATATCACCTTTATCAAACTGTGGACCGTATACAGAGAATTTTCTCTGCTCCGATGGGTTCTGATCCTTTCTCCAGAAACGTGAATACATTTGAACCTGATCATGCTCTGTAGATCATCAACGGGCAACCGTAAACAGGCAGATGCATTTTTGTAGCTATCACTGTTGAGGGAGTCCCCTTTTGGTTGTGCCTCAGGGTTTGACACATTGTGCTCTTCACTCTCTACCCTTTCATCTTCTCCCTCCCCGCCCGGATCAATCTCCCCTAAGTGAATAATCCCAGCGATCACATCGATGAGCTCACTTATCCTACTCTCATCGTACTGTATGTACCTCAGGCCTTCCATCAAATGCTGAAAGTTCTTCTCGTCTTTCCGTTCTTCGTCAAGGGCAGATTCATCCGTCGAGGAGAAATTAGTGTCGACATGATTAGAACAACTGAGAATCTTGTACCGATGAACATGCCTCACCAATCCCCTCTGATTCAACTGAGCATCTGTCAAACCCCTAATAacttgataaaaaatgtgaaaatttctTTCGCCTTTGTTGTGACTAACGCACCGATTTATTTCCAgaaggagaataaaaattttgatgTAGGAGAAGCAATAATTAAAAATCGTTTCATctgtcttcttcctctcctcAAACACCAAGTCGTTGATGCGTCCACATCTGCTACTGTTGTTGTTCTTGATAGTCTTGGCGTTACTCATAGCCTCGATTATACTGTTAATATATATTAGTTTGTCTATCCGTTGGTGGTTTTTGACTACGACTCGGGATTCAATGGATGCAGATTTGGCGGATACTTCTCCCTCTTCTTTCAGGAgacccttttccttcccatacTCCCCCAACTCGTTATCTCCCCCTGACCCACCACCATTGTAGAAGAAAATGTAGTGAAAATACTTGAAGagaattttacaattttcagTTTTTCCACTTCCGCTATGCCCTGACACCACGATGGTTTGTCGCTTTCTCTTCATCACCATATTTCTGTAGGCCATACTCCCGATGTCGTAGATATGCGCAGGGTCGTTCCGATCATCCAAACACTGATCTGTTCTACCACCCATGCTACGTTTATTACTGAGGTCGTTGCTCCCACCCTTTCGCAGGCACCCTTTCCCAAACTTGTTCAAATAGCGGTTCATACTCTTCACCCCGTAGAGACCCTCTATCTGCTTGTACGGATTGATAGCCAAGAGGAGGGACGCATGGAAGGTATATATCTTGTTCTTCGCGTATCGGTTTCTTAAATTCTCTATCACATTTGGTTCATTCAGTTGTATTATATCTATATTGTTTTCACTGTCTAACTGGATGTGCTCCTTCAGGCACGGGATTACTTTCTCTGCGGGGACATTCTCCAGAGTCTCTCCTTTTCCTACAGGGAGGGAAAGGGGAACGCACAGATTTATAAAcgaatgaaagaaaatgagGGTAGCTATTCCCATTTGTATTTATTAGCATCGCCATGAATGAACGTAATTACGACAGcgccccatttttttttgtctaacTCTTAAGGGTATAAGTTTTTCTCGACTCGTTGAATCCGCATGTCTCCATCTTCTTGTACATGTTGTTGTACAAGCACCAAACATACTTGTCTGTGTGCAATTTATCATTGTCGTTTCTTCCATAAGATGTGTCTCGCTTCGGTGCACCTGCACCGTTCGTCGATCCCTTCCCCTCGTCCTCCCTCACATTGGATATGTTCGAATAGTAAAATGTCTCATTGCTCTTAAGCTGTAGAGACGCCATCTTAagttagattttttttttttgtccacctCAAGGAAGGGGGAGAACAAGGGGGAATTTGCATTGATGTGAATCCCAGAGAGTTGGGATGCCTCCCTAAAATGATGAGCAGTTCGAAAAGTGCCTCTTCggaaatgtacatatgtatatgtgtgcgcATACGTTCCTGTCTGATCTTCGACCGTTCATCCGTTCTGTTGTATCTCCTTTAGcgtgatggaaaaaatggaacaagaTCCTCTTCACACCAGCtgtaagaagaaatgaagaatgcTCCTACTTGTAAGTACCAACGGGATGGTCAAAGGAGGATACTTCATTACCCCCTGAGCGGAACACCGCGTCCACTGATCTTGAGGTGCACTTTTGCGTAACTTCGTAAATACTATACTGAATGTCTCCCCCACCCCCGTTATATATCACCTCGTTCGTGCGagtttatcccttttttttttttttttttttttttttttttcttctgcgttAGTGATAAAGGCGTGCAGTAAGTAGTAGTAATTGTAGGAAATATGTCCTCGTCTGCATTAGCACAAACTGGGGGGTTTCAAAAATACGCCCATGTGGACAAtcaacgagaaaaaaaaaaaggaaaaaaaaaaaaaaaaaaaaaaaaaaaaaagaaaacgaagaaTTATTCTTAGCTGTTCATGTTAACGCTATGTTGaaatccttttcttcctttgtctATTTTCTCAATTTCCGCATTGTGTATACCTGGTGTGGCACGCTAATTTGGCGGCCGTCAGTTGGACTTCCCTGCAGGGGGTAACATCAGCAAAGTGAAACACCCCTgccgaaaggaaaaaaacgaccaaaaaaatgaccaaaaaatgaccaaaaaaatgaccaaaaaatgaccaaaaaatgaccaaaaaatgacaaaaaaaataacgaaaaaatgaccaaaaaatgacaaaaaaatgaccaaaaaaaaagacaaaaaaaaacataccaCACATAGTACGCAGAACTACAAAGCTAACAACGTTGCAATGTCGATCCTCGTTTGTAAATTCAGCAAAGAGAAACACCCCagcaggaaggaaaaatatgttcgCTTAGACATttacacatacgtatgtgtgGCCAATCTCCTACTGCTATGTTTTTGCTTCACCAAatgttccactttttccacACAGATTTGTACACATGTTTGCGTGGTTACCTTTGCACACCGTGTTACGAATTTTTGtgccataaagaaaaaaaaaaaaaaaaaaaaaaaaaaagtactacATTATATGTTGCTCtttttatgaacaggtcaggtaaaaaaaaaaaaaaaaagggaataaaaaatagctatttttttgtttctaaATTTGCCTGACCTccgttcataaaaaaaaataataataataaaaatagctATCGAAAGGGAAAGGCGGTCCATTTCCCCcacgaaaaaagaacacataaATGGAGGGAGAAACAAAGTGCTATTTTTTTCGGCAGTGATGAATTCTATCTTCAGTGAacttaatatttttccttatccttTCCACATCTTCCAATTTCGATGGGTTATTCATGTCCTGCGAAAAGGACATATGGAGGTGttaccccccccaaaaaaaaaacaaaaaaaaacgtacatatgtaattTGTCCAATTCGCTCTGTACATAAGCTTTTCTGAGGTGGTGCGGTGCTCCTTTGTTGGTTAACTCGTATTTGCGTTTTGTTTCTCTCTCTCCTTGGTGAAAGGATTGCTAATAAAATTGGATGGATGCGGAACAACTGTCTTTGGCTACCTTCATTTCGGATAGCTCCTGTTTGTACTTGGACAACCTGTCTTCCAAAATGGATAACTTCATGCTTTCCCGGTTCTTTGGAATTTGCACACGCGCGTTGGGGGAGGCAAGTCAACATGAATAGGTTTTAAACATGCGAGATAAATGAGAAGGTAAGAACTTTTCGGATACGAAGGTGtgttatgtgtgtgtgtgttggGGGGAGGGGATACTTACTTGACCGTTTTCCCCTTCTGAAGGTTTTTCGAATTTAATATTTCGCTCAGTTGGATCTCCTGAAATGGGAAAACACAGAAGATATGTAAGGATATGTCCTAtgggaatatattttttgttacaCTTTGATGGTTCCTTTACTCCTCCAGTGGGTAACCTGTGTGGGTGGGGAGTGCCTTATCATCCTGGTGATGGGAAAAGGGAGTGAAACGACGGTGTATTGGTGCCTCTGTGTTGTAGAGCTGTATCGGCGTTATCGCActaggaaaagaaggagtaaCTCCACGCGATATGCTGTTCGAAGTTGTCCTTCCTTCctgcttgttttttttttttttttttttttttttaccacttgGCGCAATGGAGGGCGTGCTAATTCGTGCCCCTTCTCCGAGGAAACGTAGGCTATTTCGTCACATGCGCATTCAACTTTAAGTATCTTCTTTTTGGACAAGAAAAACGAATTGTTCATGGACACCTCGGCATGCTGATCCCACGGATAGCTattgtaaaaattatatacattCATTTCATCTTCGATTACGCTTTTATTGAACtgtttcatttgttcattgtCGTGATATATCATTTCGTTTTTGTTTGTGATATTTTGTGGTTTGTATTGGTACTCCTCTTCCGTTTGTTTCATTTGGTTTCTTTCCTATGAAGATGGAACCCGCTGAATGAACCATCCAACTGATATTtttaggagaaagaagagggGAATACAGACAGACCCTGCACATTTACCTTTCTGATAGCACAGATAACTCCTTTATAAGTGCTCTCGATGTCGTCAAAGAGATTTCGTTCCTCCTTCAACAAATATAAGCTCTGATGGAGCAAGAAGCACGGGTGCATTATGGGATCACTTTCAGTGTAGTTTAGAATCGATGTATGAATATTGTCCATAGGATTGCATACATAATGCCGGATCAACTTCATCGACGTTTCCTCcgtcttccccttttcaacTCACTTACCTCCTTCTGGAGAGGATCACTATAATTTACAAAGTGCTTGTATACATAATTCTTTTTGTACTTTACTATTTCTTCGTTCTGGTGATCATCGTTGATGGGGGTGAGCATGACAGATGGGAAGAAAGACTTAGCTTGTCCTCTATGGAacaaacatatatgtgttcCTTTTATTTAAGAAGTGACACCTTCTCGCATGGTGAGTACCTCCTCCGTGTCACGGTTGT contains the following coding sequences:
- a CDS encoding myosin J, putative; its protein translation is MASLQLKSNETFYYSNISNVREDEGKGSTNGAGAPKRDTSYGRNDNDKLHTDKYVWCLYNNMYKKMETCGFNESRKTYTLKRKGETLENVPAEKVIPCLKEHIQLDSENNIDIIQLNEPNVIENLRNRYAKNKIYTFHASLLLAINPYKQIEGLYGVKSMNRYLNKFGKGCLRKGGSNDLSNKRSMGGRTDQCLDDRNDPAHIYDIGSMAYRNMVMKRKRQTIVVSGHSGSGKTENCKILFKYFHYIFFYNGGGSGGDNELGEYGKEKGLLKEEGEVSAKSASIESRVVVKNHQRIDKLIYINSIIEAMSNAKTIKNNNSSRCGRINDLVFEERKKTDETIFNYCFSYIKIFILLLEINRCVSHNKGERNFHIFYQVIRGLTDAQLNQRGLVRHVHRYKILSCSNHVDTNFSSTDESALDEERKDEKNFQHLMEGLRYIQYDESRISELIDVIAGIIHLGEIDPGGEGEDERVESEEHNVSNPEAQPKGDSLNSDSYKNASACLRLPVDDLQSMIRFKCIHVSGERIRTHRSRENSLYTVHSLIKVIYKNLFRKVVSDINRIHLSANESEEIMNESVYAKNNKIISILDLYGFEDLASNDFEQLCINLANEKLNNYYILNEVEKEKMIHKEENILWNEVSIPNYKDTIHFVERLFSNLDDITKLNNSGQKKVDDNFFSYLLNNEKTYLEKGIYGFVNRKDDSHTDRKHNIHRNVFFVRHYAGCVVYTVNDWIRKNSDRVEVEIEELISQSENWFLRGGGEVSGHGEPIKGGIETETTTSPLRGGVNLKKLQNGDGIAERRVGNLRSDANCFLATSRAVATQENMHTSCNKSILSVSKKYIKELDKLFSSMEKTDLHYIRCILPNEQMREDTFKRRLIYTQLKQCGAIEMVKIVNRGLSHKVLKAEFLEKCVKDIPNELQYCRQDDIVYYFMRLFGEKRNFQLGTNYIFMGSSVYTDVHAYLYGDNLDDISSLSLVEERKEKILHEIRAMRFRRCVLVIQIHNWMNSHYRIYLNKKKKMKEKACDYIFKMYLIFKTMMSVKRSLSYNVRRLHMVLARKAYVGFFKQMRGVKRGKLNKGSTSFGGAVRSKVCAEEGTKEGTKEGTKEGTKKSTKEDSKEDSKEDSKEDSKEGTKENTKKSNKEDNEGGLAAKLHGPHFDAAGTNGLSQVAPEIFVATPDNYHHVYNNIDWVVIYRQKQVHLYNIAYSFERVYKKYLPDFKAVTVKKLASGDDYPFAQLHTDSHVPSPIHCIGQHPLYKNIFLAVDANLCVRIFAYPTLDSIKNFLKRKIELMKKGSEDIPSTYLPQLHRSRRFGAPSGGASPMGETTRESSPGELFSEENLNMFMHMYKDVYVLSSLGKSTGGIETGKHGKMTRKKKEECTLIKLIKREEYMEEYMYTNPSFKILKITFLQTSISHFMCLSYSQIGQDHYLLVTLVNYYSKPIYHYTSKINISNVIENELFRKFFLQYCGDSLSSGKTECERKYPTKGEEFPPWNEKEEQKKRHVENYLRTIKISLINNSHVVIHGACLLSLVEIQRYDMCSAEVSIREYEYRYLAVVFNLMCFEIFSHVCDENFKKLSHDVKHNLVVGELFRLREEKKNTHIRLNGAGNSGNFANLGRPCDEGKKHLDEVAKHLDKTDVEEPRRQCSFYVFSPRGEIYLLTNDRQGEPSEELFRHGPWGIRKLSVSRLKREETPGDGANGESENKGEDVPLCSYYGIFCMNISYFYKQEYYKSFVTLNSSVQATIRKYVFKQKEAAMEGSRCIRTSFFPDVCILREWVQGRNVGGMKRDCLYYSLRNGGEAMALCRGDGNPAPPPDSTNDSTYSTRACSPLGHLDTLLLLKHNHRDNSYALEFFNIVSGKGTMVPLE